In the genome of Maribacter forsetii DSM 18668, the window AATTGACGATAGATATGCTCAACTGCTTCTTTTTCAGAGTTCGTTGGATCTTTCTGTAATGTATTATGAATAATAGCATAATCAGATTGTGCATTATTCTCTTTATGTAAAAGAATAGTTTTTACATCTGCATCAATAATTTCTGCTATATGCTCTTTTTCAAGAATGGTATCTCTATCAAGTACAATCTCATTACGCTCGATCGATACAACCTCACCAGTATCCTCATCAACAAAATCCTCGTGCCAAGTGTTCAAAACTCTTGCTGCTAATTTACGACCAAGTACTTTTTTAAGTCCGGCATTAGAAACCTTAACTTCTTCCGATAGGTCGAAAATCTCTAATATATCCTTATCACGCTCAAAACCAATAGCCCTGAACAATGTAGTAACCGGTAATTTTTTCTTTCTATCGATATAAGCATACATAACGCCATTAATATCGGTAGCAAATTCTATCCAAGAACCTTTAAAAGGAATTACCCTAGCAGAATATAATTTTGTTCCATTTGCATGGAAAGACTGTCCAAAGAATACACCAGGAGAACGGTGCAACTGAGAAACAACAACCCTTTCAGCACCATTGATAACAAAGGTACCACTTGGAGTCATGTAAGGAATCGTACCTAAATAAACATCCTGTACAATTGTTTCGAAATCCTCATGCTCAGGATCCGTACAATATAATTTAAGACGTGCTTTTAAAGGAACGCTGTAAGTAAGACCACGTTCGATACATTCTTGAATAGAATATCTTGGTGGATCTATGAAATAATCTAAAAATTCCAATACAAACTGATTTCTTGTATCAGTAATTGGAAAATTTTCCATGAAGGTGTTATAAAGACCTTCGTTACCTCTTTCATCTGATTTAGTCTCTAGTTGAAAAAAGTCTTGGAAAGATTTAATCTGAATATCTAAGAAATCCGGGTAATCCGGTGTGTTTCTTGCGGAAGCGAAGCTTATTCTTTCAGTATTATTTGTGAACATCTACGGACAGTGTTTTGATCGTGAGTACTAAATGAGTAGTATACCTCTTAATATACCTAATTCTATAAAATGGCTTAGGTCTAAACGCAAAAAGCGCAAAGACCTAAACCAAAAGTAATATGGTTGTTGCTATTATTTAAGCTCAACTTCTGCTCCAGCTTCTTCCAATGATTTTTTGATACCTTCAGCCTCATCTTTAGTAACTGCTTCTTTAACAGCTTTTGGCGCGCTATCAACGATATCTTTCGCATCTTTCAAACCTAAACCAGTTAATTCCTTAACCAATTTAACTACTGCTAATTTAGAAGCACCTGCTGCTTTCAATATTACATCGAATTCAGTTTTTTCTTCTGCTGCTTCACCAGCTTCACCACCACCACCGGCAGCTACTGCTACTGCTGCTGCTGCAGGCTCAATACCGTACTCATCTTTTAATATATCAGCTAACTCGTTTACTTCTTTAACTGTTAAGTTAACTAATTGTTCTGCGAAATCTTTTAAATCTGCCATTTTCTATCGTTTAATAAAATTTTTAAAATATACTTAGTTTATTGTGCGTACTTATCTTTCAGATAATGTTTTAAGGATACCAGCGATTTTTCCACCACCAGATTTAAGTCCAGAAATAACATTTTTAGCTGGAGATTGTAATAATCCAATGATTTCTCCAATCATTTCTTCCTTAGACTTAATGCTAACTAAAGCATCCAAGTTTTCATCACCTATGTAAATTGCTTCTTCTACAAAAGCTCCTTTCAATAAAGGCTTATCAGATTTCTTTCTGAAATTCTTTATTAATTTTGCTGGAGCATTGGCAACCTCAGAAAACATAAGAGAAGTATTCCCTTTTAATATTTCCGGTAATTCACCAAATTCTTTATCAGAAGCTTCCATTGCCTTTGCAAGCAATGTATTTTTAACTACAGCTAGTCTAATATCAGCTTTAAAACAAGCTCTTCTTAAATCAGAAGTTGTTCCTGCATCTAAACCTGAGATATCAGCTACATATATAGTGCTGCTATCTGCCAACTGCGTAGTCAAATCTTTTATAACCGTTGCTTTTTCTTCTCTTGTCATACTATTAATTTTTAACTACCAGTTGTTAAACTGACTTTGGATCTAATTGCAAACTAGGACTCATTGTGCTAGACATGAAAATTGATTTCATATAAACACCCTTTGCCGCAGTTGGCTTCATCTTATTCAAAGTATCCAACAACTCCTTAGCATTATCTGCCAATTTATCAGCAGTAAAAGAAGCCTTACCTATCGCAGCATGTACGATACCGGTTTTATCAACTTTAAAATCTATTTTACCTGCCTTAACCTCAGATACAGCTTTCGCTACATCCATAGTAACAGTTCCAGTTTTTGGATTAGGCATTAAACCTCTTGGTCCTAATACACGACCTAAAGGTCCTAATTTACCCATTACACTTGGCATAGTGATGATTACATCAACATCTGTCCAACCGCTTTTAATTTTCTCCAAATACTCATCTAAACCAACATAGTCTGCACCTGCTTCTTGAGCCTCTGCTTCTTTGTCTGGTGTTACCAAAGCCAAAACCTTAACATCTTTACCAGTTCCATGAGGTAATGTTACCACACCACGAACCATTTGATTTGCTTTTCTTGGATCTACACCCAAACGAACAGCTAAATCTACAGATGCATCGAATTTTGTATTGGTTATCTCTTTAATTAAAGCTGAAGCTTCCGTAACAGAGTATAATTTATCTTTCTCTATTTTGGAGTGCGCTTCCTTTTGCTTCTTAGTTAACTTTGCCATTTAATTACTTTTAAGATTTTAAAAAGGTTTTTTTCCTGCTACCTTCATACCCATAGAACGCGCAGTACCAGCTATCATACTCATAGCAGATTCTACCGTAAATGCATTAAGGTCAACCATTTTATCTTCGGCTATTGCCTTGATTTGGTCCCAGGTAACACTACCTAATTTTACTCTGTTAGGTTCGCCAGATCCTTTTTTAATCTTAGCCGCTTCCAATAGCTGAATTGCCGCCGGTGGAGTTTTTACAACGAAGTCGAAAGACTTATCCTTGTAAACGGTGATAACAACTGGTAATATCTTACCTGGTTTATCCTGCGTACGAGCATTAAACTGCTTACAGAATTCCATTATGTTAACACCAGCAGCTCCTAAGGCAGGTCCAACCGGTGGCGATGGATTCGCTGCACCTCCCTTAACTTGTAGTTTAACTACTTTACCTATTTCTTTTGCCATTGTTTAAAATTAAATTGAAAGTGTGTTTACGGAAGCAACACTACTTTAATTATATGTATGTAACACTTATTCTAATACTTATACTTTCTCTACCTGCATGTAACTTAACTCTAATGGTGTTTTTCTTCCGAAAATCTTAACCATAACCTCAAGCTTACGTTTTTCCTCATTTATTTTCTCAACAGTACCATTGAAGCCATTGAAAGGACCATCAATTACTTTTACCGTTTCACCAAATACAAATGGAATTGCAACGCTATCTGTATTTACAGCTAGCTCATCTACTTTACCAAGCATTCTGTTCACTTCATTCTTTCTTAAAGGAACAGGATCCCCTCCTTTAGTTTCACCTAAAAAACCTATTACATTCGTAATAGACCTTATAATATGAACCATTTCACCACCAAGGTTCGCTTTAATCATGATATAACCAGGAAAATAAACTCTTTCTTTGTTTATCTTCTTTCCATTTCTGATTTGAACAACTTTTTCGGTAGGAACAAGAACATCTTCTAAATAGTCAGAGAAACCATGACGCTCTACTTCACTCTCAATGTATCCTTTGATTTTATTCTCTTGACCACTAACAGCTCTTACAACGTACCACTTTTTATCCAATACTTCTGACATAGTCCTATTTAGTTTAAAACGAAGTTGAAATAAGATTTAATCACCTTACTAAAGACCGTATCTACTCCCCAAGTTGCCAAAGCAAAAAGGATAGAAAACACAGCTACAATAACCATCAAGTTAGATGATTCTGCACGTGACGGAAGAGTAACATTATTCCTCAACTCTTCAACGGATTCTTTTATATATGTGAACATTTAAATGCTTTTTACAATTTCAACAAATAGGATACCTATATTCCAAATTCTATTGTGGCACGGGAGGAGAGACTCGAACTCCCGACACCTGGTTTTGGAGACCAGTGCTCTACCAACTGAGCTACACCCGTATGAATAGCGATAATTAAATCACGTATTCTATTATTTGCATGTAAAGGTGTCCCGCTTGAGCAGGACACCCTTATACACAATACTTATTTTAGATTAAAATTAATCTATAATCTTAGTTACTTGACCAGCACCTACTGTTCTACCACCTTCACGGATAGCGAAACGAAGACCTACGCTCAATGCGATTGGCTGAATCAATTCAACTGTAATTGTTAAGTTATCACCAGGCATAACCATTTCAACTCCTGAAGGAAGTGCAATATTACCTGTTACATCCGTTGTTCTTACGTAAAACTGAGGACGATAGTTATTATGGAATGGCGTATGACGACCACCTTCTTCTTTTTTCAATACGTAAACCTCAGCTTCAAATTTAGCATGTGGCTTAACAGAACCTGGCTTACAGATTACCATTCCACGGCTAATTTGAGATTTTTCAACACCCCTTAACAAGATACCTACGTTATCACCAGCCTCACCTCTATCTAATATCTTACGGAACATTTCAACCCCAGTAATAGTAGAGTTCAATTTCTCAGCACCCATACCAATAATCTCAACAGGATCACCAGTGTTAGCAATACCAGTTTCTATACGACCAGTTGCAACAGTACCACGACCAGTAATAGTAAATACATCTTCAACAGGCATTAAGAAATCCTTATCAACATCTCTTTTAGGAAGCTCGATCCAATCATCAACAGCAGCCATCAATTCCATTACAGTATCAACCCACTTTTGCTCACCGTTCAATGCACCTAATGCAGAACCAGCGATTACAGGTCCATTATCACCATCATACTCGTAAAAAGAAAGCAATTCTCTTACTTCCATTTCAACAAGCTCGATCAACTCCTCATCATCAACCATATCCACTTTGTTCATGAATACAACGATTCTTGGAATACCAACCTGACGACCTAATAAGATGTGCTCACGTGTTTGTGGCATAGGACCATCTGTAGCAGCAACAACTAATATAGCACCATCCATTTGAGCAGCACCAGTAACCATGTTCTTTACATAATCCGCGTGACCAGGACAGTCAACGTGTGCATAGTGACGGTTAGCTGTAGAATACTCTACGTGTGAAGTGTTAATTGTAATACCTCTTTCTTTTTCCTCAGGAGCGTTATCGATAGAATCGAAACTTCTCAATTCAGAAAGACCTGCATTTGCCAAAACAGTAGTAATAGCAGCAGTCAATGTAGTTTTACCGTGATCCACGTGTCCAATAGTACCTATATTTAAGTGCGGTTTGGAACGATCGAAAGTTTCCTTTGCCATGTTTAATGTATTTTATTCTTAGTTTATATTAGTGTACAAATTTATACCTTAATTGAGCCAATGACGAGAATTGAACTCGTGACCTCTTCCTTACCAAGGAAACGCTCTACCCCTGAGCTACACCGGCGTAAAGTGTTGAACCCACCCAAAAGATAGATTCCTGCCTTCGCAGGGATGACATTACTGTCAAATTTATAGAGCGGGAGACCGGGTTCGAACCGGCGACATTCAGCTTGGAAGGCTGACGCTCTACCAACTGAGCTACTCCCGCTTATAATATTACAATATTTCAATAAAATTCCTTAGAAAATAGTTTAGTGGGGAGAGCAGGATTCGAACCTGCGAAGACGTAGTCAGCAGATTTACAGTCTGCCCTCGTTGGCCGCTTGAGTATCTCCCCTCAAACTAATATTTTAAAGAACTTAAGAGCCGATGGAGGGACTCGAACCCACGACCTGCTGATTACAAATCAGCTGCTCTAGCCAGCTGAGCTACATCGGCTTATTTCACGACTTTTTCTGTCATAAAAAAGCCCGCTATTTCTAACGGACTGCAAATGTATAGTATTTTTTGTTTATTCAAAACAAATTTTGAAAAATTTTTATCAAGCATGTAATCTTATTTTTTCTTTTTGCTTTATTAGCCTACGTTCCAGCGAACTACAAGCAGAGTCTACAGCCTCTTCAAATGATTTACATTGTTTTTTTACCACAAATTTATCTTTAGGAACCGAAATTTTAATCTCTACTATCTTATTCTCTTTGGCACTCGTGTTCTCCACTTTCATATAAACATCTGAGCTAATCACCTTAGAATAAAAGGTTTCCACTTTGTCAAGTCTATTTTGAAGGAAATTAATCAACTTATCGTCTGCATTAAAATTTACCGATTGCGTATTTACTTTCATAGTCAGAAAATTTATGGCTTTAAGAATTTAGCCTGATTTAACAAAAATTATTTGTTTCCCCTAGGATGAGCTTTTGCATGAACTTTTTTCAACTCTGCAATGCTATTATGTGTGTAAACCTGGGTAGAAGCCAAACTAGAATGACCTAACAACTCTTTAACAGCATTTAAATCCGCGCCTTTATTTAAAAGATGCGTAGCAAAGGTATGCCTCAGAATATGCGGACTCGTCTTCACCTTTGAGGAAACCTCTCTAAAGTACTTTTTTATTAACCTATAAACAAGTGTTTCATACAATTTATTGCCTGACTTCGTTAAGAACATAGTTTCTTCGTCAACAACTTCACTCAAGCTTTCACGCCCATTTAAATAATCTATAAATTTCTCTTTGGTCTCTAAAAGCATTGGTATAATTCTCTCCTTATTGCGTTTACCCAAGACCTTAATTGTCATTGCTTCAAAATTAACATCTAATACTTTTAGAGCAATAACCTCTGCCCTACGCATACCTGTAACATACAATACATGTATTAACAACTCATCTCTTTTACCCTCAAAATCTTCTTTATACTCTATTTGCGATAACACCTTCTCCATCTCTAATTCAGAAAAAGGAATCTCAACTTTCTTAGCAGTCTTTAATGCCTTATGCTTATTCAAAGGGTTAACATCTGTCACTTCTATTTTTTGAAGAAACTTAAAATAAGCTTTCAGCGATGCTATTTTCCTATTGATTGACCTATTATTGATTTTACTTTCAGACAGTTTAACTATCCAAAACCGAACAATATTATATTCTATAATATCAATATCATGGATATCATAACTTGATAAGCAAAAATCACTAAATTCAAGCAAATCATTCTCATACGCCTTAATCGTATGTTTAGAATAATTTTTCTCCAAAGAGAGATAAGAAATAAATTCACTTAAAAACATCACCTAAAGGTATTAAAGTTTTGAATTTGGTGAAATTTGAGCAAAAAAAATCCCGCAATTTGCGGGATTTTATATCTTATACGACAAAGTCTAAACTTCTTCCTGATCTCTTAGACCTTGAATATATTCTGCTTTTTGTATCTGTGCTCTACGAACTACCGACGGCTTATTGAACTGTTGACGCTTACGTAACTGTCTCATTGTACCTGTCTTATCGAACTTACGCTTGAAACGCTTTAAAGCTCTATCGATGTTTTCTCCTTCTTTTACTGGTATTATTAACATGGGCTAAACCTCCTCTCTTTTGTGATTAAGGCTGCAAATATAGTAACTATATTTAAATCAACAACCTTTAAGCTAATATTTAAAAATTTAATTTGACCAACTATACCGTAGCTGGTTTGTATTCTTTCTTATCAATAATGATCTTAGAAATAATTTCTCGCAATATTTCTGATGTACCACCGCCTATTGGACCTAACCTACTATCTCTAAAGTTACGTGCCATTGGGTAATCTTCAATATATCCGTAACCTCCTAAAAACTGCAAACATTCATAAGCTACTTCATCAGCAACTTTTGTCGATTTTAACTTAGATATGGTCGCCTCTTTAACAACATACTGTCCTTTATCTAAACGATACGCTACGGAATAATTATATTCTTTACACATATCTATATCCGCATGTAAATCAACTACACGATGCCTAAGTGCCTGAAATTTATTTATAGACCTACCAAAAGCTTCCCTTTCTGACATATAGTTCAAAGCATAGTCTAAAACATGTTCTGACCTTGCATGAGCATTAACCCCCATTATCAATCTTTCTAAAGAGAAATGCTCCATTATATATGAAAAGCCCATGTTTTCTTCACCCATTAGGTTTTCTAAAGGAATCTTAACATTGTCGAATGCCAATTCTGCAGTATCAGAAGCCCGCCAACCTAATTTATTCAATTTGTTAGCCGTTACCCCTACACTATTTCTATCCACAGCAAAAATGCTAATTCCCTTATTACCCAACTCAGGACTTGTTTTTGCCGCCACGATCATGTAATCGGCATATACCCCATTTGTGATAAAAGTTTTGGAACCATTTAAAACATAATGATCACCTTGCTTTACTGCCGTGGTTCTCATTGCCGCAACATCGCTGCCACCAAAAGGCTCCGAAATACAAAGACAACCTATTTTATCACCATTTACACTTGGTCGTAAATACTTTTCCTTTAAAAAAGAATCTGCTTCTTTATTCAAATGGGTCATTGCCAAATACGCATGTGCCCAAATAGCCGCCGCAAACCCTCCAGAATTTATCTTTTGCAACTCTTCTAACAAAATAATAGTATAGAAAAGATCAAGACCCAAACCACCATCTTCTTCAGGCGTTGCCAGACCAAAATAGCCCATATCTCCAAATTTCTTCCAAATGAACCTTTCTATAGTTCCAGTTTCTTCCCATTTATCTATATGAGGGACTACTTCTTTCTGTAAAAAATCTTTTAGGCTGTTCCTAAATAACTGATGTTCTTCTGTGAAGTACATACTTTGCATAGCGTTTTTTTTATAATGACAAATATAAAGCAATTCTATTAATACGCTCTGACGGAAATTCTTCAATTTTTTCTAATTCGTTCAAAGAATTGATACTTCCGTTGAGATTACGATAATTTACAATGCTCTTAGCGACGTGTTTTTGCAGATATATTAATTTAGACAATTCTTCAACAGTCGCAGTATTTACACTTATTTTTAAAATATTGGGCTTCGTTACTACCTTAAACTTTTTTAAAGCTCTTTCAACTACATCTGCCTCTAGACCATATACATCTTGCAACTGTTCCTCAACTAAAAATCCGCCGAGACGATCTCTAAACTTAATTATTCTAGCAGACAATTTTTCCCCTATTCCACTTACTTGTTTCAAGTCTTCTGCCGTTGCAGTATTCAAATCTTTCCACACTACTTTCTTTACTTTATTATTTTGAGTAAATGTGTTTGATTTGAATGTAGATTTCGTTTTTCTATTTTGAGTCCATTCAGGAAATTTAAAAAATGGAGAAATGGTATTTAGTAATGAATCTGAAACTTTTGTTACATTTTGAAATTCTTTAGCTGAGTTCACAAAA includes:
- the rplL gene encoding 50S ribosomal protein L7/L12, whose amino-acid sequence is MADLKDFAEQLVNLTVKEVNELADILKDEYGIEPAAAAVAVAAGGGGEAGEAAEEKTEFDVILKAAGASKLAVVKLVKELTGLGLKDAKDIVDSAPKAVKEAVTKDEAEGIKKSLEEAGAEVELK
- the rplJ gene encoding 50S ribosomal protein L10, with product MTREEKATVIKDLTTQLADSSTIYVADISGLDAGTTSDLRRACFKADIRLAVVKNTLLAKAMEASDKEFGELPEILKGNTSLMFSEVANAPAKLIKNFRKKSDKPLLKGAFVEEAIYIGDENLDALVSIKSKEEMIGEIIGLLQSPAKNVISGLKSGGGKIAGILKTLSER
- the rplA gene encoding 50S ribosomal protein L1, whose translation is MAKLTKKQKEAHSKIEKDKLYSVTEASALIKEITNTKFDASVDLAVRLGVDPRKANQMVRGVVTLPHGTGKDVKVLALVTPDKEAEAQEAGADYVGLDEYLEKIKSGWTDVDVIITMPSVMGKLGPLGRVLGPRGLMPNPKTGTVTMDVAKAVSEVKAGKIDFKVDKTGIVHAAIGKASFTADKLADNAKELLDTLNKMKPTAAKGVYMKSIFMSSTMSPSLQLDPKSV
- the rplK gene encoding 50S ribosomal protein L11; translation: MAKEIGKVVKLQVKGGAANPSPPVGPALGAAGVNIMEFCKQFNARTQDKPGKILPVVITVYKDKSFDFVVKTPPAAIQLLEAAKIKKGSGEPNRVKLGSVTWDQIKAIAEDKMVDLNAFTVESAMSMIAGTARSMGMKVAGKKPF
- the nusG gene encoding transcription termination/antitermination protein NusG, which encodes MSEVLDKKWYVVRAVSGQENKIKGYIESEVERHGFSDYLEDVLVPTEKVVQIRNGKKINKERVYFPGYIMIKANLGGEMVHIIRSITNVIGFLGETKGGDPVPLRKNEVNRMLGKVDELAVNTDSVAIPFVFGETVKVIDGPFNGFNGTVEKINEEKRKLEVMVKIFGRKTPLELSYMQVEKV
- the secE gene encoding preprotein translocase subunit SecE, with the protein product MFTYIKESVEELRNNVTLPSRAESSNLMVIVAVFSILFALATWGVDTVFSKVIKSYFNFVLN
- the tuf gene encoding elongation factor Tu, which produces MAKETFDRSKPHLNIGTIGHVDHGKTTLTAAITTVLANAGLSELRSFDSIDNAPEEKERGITINTSHVEYSTANRHYAHVDCPGHADYVKNMVTGAAQMDGAILVVAATDGPMPQTREHILLGRQVGIPRIVVFMNKVDMVDDEELIELVEMEVRELLSFYEYDGDNGPVIAGSALGALNGEQKWVDTVMELMAAVDDWIELPKRDVDKDFLMPVEDVFTITGRGTVATGRIETGIANTGDPVEIIGMGAEKLNSTITGVEMFRKILDRGEAGDNVGILLRGVEKSQISRGMVICKPGSVKPHAKFEAEVYVLKKEEGGRHTPFHNNYRPQFYVRTTDVTGNIALPSGVEMVMPGDNLTITVELIQPIALSVGLRFAIREGGRTVGAGQVTKIID
- the hpf gene encoding ribosome hibernation-promoting factor, HPF/YfiA family; the protein is MKVNTQSVNFNADDKLINFLQNRLDKVETFYSKVISSDVYMKVENTSAKENKIVEIKISVPKDKFVVKKQCKSFEEAVDSACSSLERRLIKQKEKIRLHA
- a CDS encoding tyrosine-type recombinase/integrase, whose protein sequence is MFLSEFISYLSLEKNYSKHTIKAYENDLLEFSDFCLSSYDIHDIDIIEYNIVRFWIVKLSESKINNRSINRKIASLKAYFKFLQKIEVTDVNPLNKHKALKTAKKVEIPFSELEMEKVLSQIEYKEDFEGKRDELLIHVLYVTGMRRAEVIALKVLDVNFEAMTIKVLGKRNKERIIPMLLETKEKFIDYLNGRESLSEVVDEETMFLTKSGNKLYETLVYRLIKKYFREVSSKVKTSPHILRHTFATHLLNKGADLNAVKELLGHSSLASTQVYTHNSIAELKKVHAKAHPRGNK
- the rpsU gene encoding 30S ribosomal protein S21, with amino-acid sequence MLIIPVKEGENIDRALKRFKRKFDKTGTMRQLRKRQQFNKPSVVRRAQIQKAEYIQGLRDQEEV
- a CDS encoding acyl-CoA dehydrogenase family protein: MQSMYFTEEHQLFRNSLKDFLQKEVVPHIDKWEETGTIERFIWKKFGDMGYFGLATPEEDGGLGLDLFYTIILLEELQKINSGGFAAAIWAHAYLAMTHLNKEADSFLKEKYLRPSVNGDKIGCLCISEPFGGSDVAAMRTTAVKQGDHYVLNGSKTFITNGVYADYMIVAAKTSPELGNKGISIFAVDRNSVGVTANKLNKLGWRASDTAELAFDNVKIPLENLMGEENMGFSYIMEHFSLERLIMGVNAHARSEHVLDYALNYMSEREAFGRSINKFQALRHRVVDLHADIDMCKEYNYSVAYRLDKGQYVVKEATISKLKSTKVADEVAYECLQFLGGYGYIEDYPMARNFRDSRLGPIGGGTSEILREIISKIIIDKKEYKPATV
- a CDS encoding ComEA family DNA-binding protein, which encodes MLQSEIDSLKIVALEKDTVRIFPFNPNFITDFKGYALGMSVAEIDRLHEFRSKESFVNSAKEFQNVTKVSDSLLNTISPFFKFPEWTQNRKTKSTFKSNTFTQNNKVKKVVWKDLNTATAEDLKQVSGIGEKLSARIIKFRDRLGGFLVEEQLQDVYGLEADVVERALKKFKVVTKPNILKISVNTATVEELSKLIYLQKHVAKSIVNYRNLNGSINSLNELEKIEEFPSERINRIALYLSL